Proteins found in one Haloferax litoreum genomic segment:
- a CDS encoding cyclase family protein gives MTLVDLTRRVESGMPTYPGDPAVSVESHADFDADGYRVSRLELGTHTGTHVDAPAHTEADGATLDSYSVEDLRFTAQVVDCRDAGANGLVTAGVIPAELDPDVDCLVFRTGWEDEWGTVRMTDHPALAPETGQVCADRGFSVALDALSPDPTGGDGVPVHHAVLGAGNLIVENLRGLEALPTDRSFDLFVLPLRVDADGAPARVVAEV, from the coding sequence GTGACCCTCGTAGACCTCACTCGTCGCGTCGAGTCCGGGATGCCGACGTACCCCGGTGACCCGGCCGTCTCGGTCGAATCGCACGCGGACTTCGACGCCGACGGCTATCGCGTCTCTCGTCTCGAACTCGGCACCCACACCGGCACTCACGTCGACGCTCCGGCGCACACCGAGGCGGACGGCGCGACGCTGGATTCGTACTCTGTCGAGGACCTCCGATTCACCGCGCAGGTGGTCGATTGTCGCGACGCGGGTGCGAACGGCCTCGTCACGGCGGGCGTGATACCCGCCGAATTGGACCCCGACGTGGACTGTCTCGTCTTCCGAACGGGGTGGGAAGACGAGTGGGGGACCGTCCGGATGACCGACCACCCAGCGCTCGCACCGGAAACGGGGCAGGTGTGTGCCGACCGCGGATTCTCAGTCGCACTCGACGCGCTCAGTCCCGACCCGACTGGCGGTGATGGGGTTCCGGTTCACCACGCGGTGCTGGGCGCTGGCAACCTCATCGTAGAGAACCTCCGCGGGTTGGAGGCACTCCCGACCGACCGTTCGTTCGACCTCTTCGTGTTGCCGCTTCGGGTCGATGCCGACGGCGCGCCGGCACGGGTCGTCGCCGAGGTGTGA
- a CDS encoding DUF456 domain-containing protein translates to MDLFFWVALALLVLGVVGSVLPLLPGAVLSVAGVLVYWWSTGFTDPGLLGLFSLLFVGVVAVATDYGAGFIAARVGGASTRTSILAGVVGFILLFVLGPLGMFLGVAGTVFVIEYLEHEDAEESGRRALYTTVGVLASSVVQVLLTLSMLVGFAVVVVL, encoded by the coding sequence ATGGACCTGTTCTTCTGGGTCGCACTCGCCCTCCTCGTCCTCGGCGTCGTCGGGAGCGTCCTCCCGTTGCTTCCCGGTGCGGTGCTCTCCGTGGCCGGTGTCCTCGTCTACTGGTGGTCGACCGGGTTCACGGACCCCGGTCTGCTCGGCCTCTTTAGCCTCCTCTTCGTCGGTGTCGTGGCCGTCGCCACCGACTACGGTGCCGGGTTTATCGCTGCCCGTGTCGGCGGCGCGTCGACCCGAACGTCCATCCTCGCTGGTGTGGTCGGTTTCATCCTCCTGTTCGTCCTCGGTCCACTCGGAATGTTCCTCGGCGTCGCTGGAACCGTCTTCGTCATCGAGTACCTCGAACACGAAGATGCAGAAGAGAGCGGTCGACGCGCCCTCTACACGACTGTCGGTGTCCTCGCGTCGTCCGTCGTACAAGTACTGCTGACGCTCTCGATGCTCGTCGGGTTTGCCGTCGTGGTAGTGTTGTAG
- a CDS encoding glutamate--tRNA ligase, which translates to MDDELRERVEREAEKHALLNAVKHDSDADVGAIMGPLMGENPEFRQHGGEIPGLIGPVVAEVNQLSADEKRDRLEELAPEELAEMEAEEEEDESLLPDLPNVEAYDEVRMRAAPNPNGPWHLGHARMPAVIGTYKDMYDGSFIVRFDDTDPETKRPDLSAYDAILEDIDYLGFDPDDVIRASDRVETYYDHARELIEMGGAYTCSCTGEEFSNLKNNAKPCPHRDKDPETTLEEFEDMVAGEYTSGEMVLRVKTDIEHKNPALRDWVAFRMIDTPHPRPEAEDYRAWPMLDFQSGVDDHLTGVTHIIRGIDLQDSAKRQRFVYDYFGWDYPEVIHWGHVQVDEYDVKMSTSSIKELIDAGELDGWDDPRVPTIKSLRRRGIRGQAIVDAMVGLGTSTSNVDLSMSSIYANNRDLVDDETDRYFLVRDVAEETSAGGQTWSGHGQEFAIEGGPDVAHPPLHPSFEERGTRDIPVGDSVLLESGDVPAEGERVWLKGFGAVRREDDTLVATGDDLDVVREGDVAVIHWAPADGVSVRMRTMDGDVLGVAEPDFADVPEDELVQFERVGFVRVDTAGHDETLVYFAHK; encoded by the coding sequence ATGGACGACGAGCTTCGAGAACGCGTCGAGCGAGAAGCGGAGAAACACGCACTCCTCAACGCGGTCAAGCACGACAGCGACGCCGACGTGGGTGCCATCATGGGCCCACTGATGGGCGAGAACCCAGAGTTCCGACAGCACGGTGGCGAGATTCCCGGACTCATCGGGCCCGTCGTCGCCGAAGTCAACCAACTCTCGGCGGACGAAAAGCGCGACCGACTGGAGGAACTCGCGCCCGAGGAACTCGCTGAGATGGAAGCAGAAGAGGAAGAAGACGAATCACTGCTGCCCGACCTTCCCAACGTCGAAGCGTACGACGAAGTTCGGATGCGCGCCGCGCCGAACCCCAACGGTCCGTGGCACCTCGGCCACGCCCGTATGCCCGCCGTCATCGGGACGTACAAGGACATGTACGATGGGTCGTTCATCGTCCGTTTCGACGACACCGACCCGGAGACGAAGCGTCCCGACCTGAGCGCGTACGACGCTATCCTCGAAGATATCGACTATCTCGGGTTCGACCCCGACGACGTGATTCGCGCCTCGGACCGCGTCGAGACGTACTACGACCACGCCCGCGAACTCATCGAGATGGGCGGCGCGTATACCTGTTCGTGCACTGGTGAGGAGTTCTCGAACCTGAAGAACAACGCCAAGCCGTGTCCGCACCGCGACAAGGACCCGGAGACGACACTCGAAGAGTTCGAGGACATGGTCGCCGGCGAGTACACCTCGGGCGAGATGGTCCTCCGCGTCAAGACCGACATCGAACACAAGAATCCCGCCCTGCGCGACTGGGTCGCCTTCCGGATGATAGACACGCCGCACCCACGGCCAGAGGCCGAAGACTACCGCGCGTGGCCGATGCTCGACTTCCAGTCTGGCGTCGACGACCACCTCACGGGGGTCACGCACATCATCCGCGGTATCGACCTGCAAGACTCCGCGAAGCGTCAACGGTTCGTCTACGACTACTTCGGGTGGGACTACCCCGAAGTCATCCACTGGGGCCACGTGCAGGTCGACGAGTACGACGTGAAGATGTCCACGTCGAGCATCAAGGAACTCATCGACGCGGGCGAACTCGACGGCTGGGACGACCCGCGCGTGCCGACTATCAAGAGCCTCCGCCGCCGCGGCATCCGCGGACAGGCTATCGTGGACGCGATGGTCGGCCTCGGCACCTCTACCTCGAACGTCGACCTCTCGATGTCCAGCATCTACGCGAACAACCGTGACCTCGTGGACGACGAGACGGACCGCTACTTCCTCGTCCGCGACGTCGCCGAGGAGACCTCGGCGGGCGGCCAGACGTGGTCTGGCCACGGGCAAGAATTCGCCATCGAAGGCGGTCCCGACGTTGCCCACCCGCCACTCCATCCGAGTTTCGAAGAACGCGGCACCCGCGACATCCCCGTCGGCGATAGCGTCCTCCTCGAATCCGGTGACGTGCCCGCCGAGGGAGAGCGCGTCTGGCTGAAAGGGTTCGGCGCAGTCCGCCGTGAGGACGACACGCTCGTCGCCACCGGTGACGACCTCGACGTGGTCCGCGAAGGTGACGTTGCGGTGATTCACTGGGCGCCCGCAGACGGTGTCTCGGTCCGAATGCGAACGATGGACGGCGACGTGCTGGGCGTCGCTGAACCAGACTTCGCTGACGTGCCCGAAGACGAACTCGTCCAGTTCGAACGCGTCGGCTTCGTCCGCGTGGACACGGCGGGTCACGACGAGACGCTCGTCTACTTCGCGCACAAGTAG
- a CDS encoding electron transfer flavoprotein subunit beta/FixA family protein, with protein MHTVVLTKGVPDFREGQVSFDEDGHLERGKTPTVMNPNDQFALEAALQTRVRHGGNVSVMSMGPPGYKEVLQEAMESVYADDLYLVSDREMAAADTWATAITLSAAIENLGEMPDIVFAGFKTADGETGHTGPQTNWCLDMPLVTHVISLDIDEEARTLRAKRLVEGDIEEIETVEVSLPAFVVTDPEFVPSYRSAGERLTLKDLRAATTERAPDYEDYLTVWDHADINVDPDYIGLDGSPTIVSSVDPIPKAPAEREATMVEPGDVDGMQEVLEAMQSAVGGDAAAAEGD; from the coding sequence ATGCACACGGTGGTACTTACCAAAGGGGTCCCTGACTTTCGAGAGGGACAGGTATCGTTCGACGAAGACGGGCATCTCGAACGCGGCAAGACGCCCACAGTGATGAACCCAAACGACCAGTTTGCACTGGAGGCGGCGCTCCAGACGCGGGTTCGACACGGTGGCAACGTCAGCGTGATGAGCATGGGTCCGCCGGGGTACAAGGAAGTCCTCCAAGAGGCGATGGAGTCGGTGTACGCCGACGACCTGTATCTCGTCTCGGACCGCGAGATGGCGGCGGCGGACACGTGGGCGACGGCGATTACGCTCAGTGCGGCCATCGAGAACCTCGGCGAGATGCCGGATATCGTCTTTGCGGGGTTCAAGACGGCAGACGGGGAGACCGGTCACACCGGCCCCCAGACGAACTGGTGTCTCGATATGCCACTCGTGACGCACGTCATCTCCCTCGACATCGACGAAGAGGCGCGAACACTGCGAGCGAAGCGCCTCGTCGAAGGCGACATCGAAGAGATAGAGACCGTCGAGGTATCGCTCCCGGCGTTCGTCGTCACCGACCCCGAATTCGTCCCGTCGTATCGCTCGGCAGGGGAGCGACTGACTCTGAAGGACCTCCGGGCGGCGACGACGGAGCGAGCACCCGATTACGAGGACTACCTCACCGTGTGGGACCACGCCGACATCAACGTCGACCCGGACTACATCGGACTCGACGGGTCGCCGACCATCGTCTCGTCTGTCGACCCGATTCCGAAGGCACCGGCAGAGCGCGAAGCGACGATGGTCGAACCGGGAGACGTCGATGGAATGCAAGAAGTGCTGGAGGCGATGCAGTCGGCAGTGGGTGGCGACGCCGCGGCGGCGGAGGGTGACTGA
- the tmcA gene encoding tRNA(Met) cytidine acetyltransferase TmcA, with protein sequence MTSSGEDARSGDGAETLDVESLAADLREEAMDTDQRRLLVFAGARDAGIDAAFDVVRGADVPDDEVTFVTTRDGFRFDRVEPRQASHLLGTTRTVVVLDAHEDFSANTLGRVAGTVDGGGLLVLLTPSLDEWVARRDSFDERLAVPPFTTADVSDRFRGRLVSTLRDHPGVALVDLDTGTVERDGAYRQGITFDTSLPTVPRERRFPRRAYEDCLTADQTDALAALEALAEPDNAVVVEADRGRGKSSAAGLAAGSLAAEGRDVVVTAPGRRNAAEVFVRAERLLRELDLYDAESADEFDLSSSRGGRVRYVPPTEAGAVAADIDALVVDEAAALPVRLLTSFLDAPSVAFCTTVRGYEGAGRGFAVRFRDRLDDSDHEVTDVRLDDPIRYAAGDPLESWTFRVLLLDARPPVAQLITEAAPQNVEYQTLTPNELLADEHLLREAFGLLVLAHYRTEPDDLARLLDAPNLTLRALTYEGRIVSVALLAREGGLDAETRRHMYDGGRIRGNMLPDVFTSQLRDEDAGVPVGYRVMRIATHHAVRSSGLGSHLLAAIRGEFADDVDYLGVGFGATPELLSFWRENDYGTVHLSTTRNDTSGEYSALMVLPLSPAGHALHDRHTEWFVQRIGDVLGDALSDLDPDVARAALASVGYSSEGGSDDDADDEPSLSDYEWRVVVGASYGPGLYTTAPGAFRRLALTHLTNPERVSLSDREERLLVRKVLQTHPWPAVADELDFHSTAQCMRALGDAHEPLVDEYGGEVAHDERSRYL encoded by the coding sequence ATGACCAGTTCTGGGGAGGACGCTCGGTCCGGCGACGGTGCCGAAACACTCGACGTGGAGTCGCTCGCTGCCGACCTCCGTGAGGAAGCGATGGACACCGACCAGCGTCGTCTCCTCGTCTTCGCCGGTGCCCGAGACGCCGGCATCGACGCCGCGTTCGACGTCGTTCGCGGAGCGGACGTTCCGGACGACGAAGTGACGTTTGTCACGACTCGCGACGGATTCCGGTTCGACCGAGTCGAACCGCGGCAGGCGTCACACCTCCTCGGGACCACGCGCACCGTCGTCGTCCTCGACGCGCACGAGGACTTCTCGGCCAACACACTCGGCCGCGTCGCCGGCACTGTCGACGGCGGTGGCCTCCTCGTCCTCCTCACACCGTCCCTCGACGAGTGGGTCGCGCGACGCGACTCGTTCGACGAACGCCTCGCCGTCCCACCGTTTACTACCGCGGACGTGAGCGACCGCTTCCGTGGTCGACTCGTCTCGACACTTCGCGACCACCCCGGCGTCGCGCTCGTGGACCTCGACACCGGCACCGTCGAACGCGACGGCGCGTACAGGCAGGGAATCACGTTCGACACGTCGCTTCCGACCGTCCCGAGAGAACGGCGATTCCCACGTCGTGCCTACGAAGACTGTCTCACCGCCGACCAAACTGACGCACTTGCGGCACTCGAAGCACTCGCTGAACCCGATAACGCCGTCGTCGTCGAGGCGGACCGCGGGCGCGGAAAGTCCAGTGCGGCGGGCCTCGCCGCCGGGAGTCTCGCTGCCGAGGGACGCGACGTGGTCGTCACCGCCCCCGGCCGACGCAACGCCGCCGAGGTGTTTGTCCGCGCCGAGCGACTCCTCAGAGAACTCGACCTGTACGACGCCGAGAGTGCCGACGAGTTCGACCTCTCGTCGTCGCGTGGAGGCCGCGTCCGATACGTCCCGCCGACCGAGGCGGGGGCCGTGGCGGCAGATATCGACGCCCTCGTCGTGGACGAGGCTGCCGCGCTCCCGGTTCGGCTTCTCACGTCGTTCCTCGACGCGCCGTCGGTGGCGTTCTGTACGACTGTCCGCGGGTATGAGGGTGCCGGACGCGGGTTCGCCGTCAGATTCCGTGACCGCCTCGACGACTCAGACCACGAGGTCACTGACGTGCGACTCGACGACCCGATTCGCTACGCCGCTGGCGACCCCCTGGAATCGTGGACCTTCCGGGTGCTTCTGCTCGATGCTCGTCCACCGGTCGCCCAGTTGATTACCGAGGCGGCCCCGCAGAACGTCGAGTACCAGACGCTCACCCCGAACGAACTCCTCGCCGACGAACACCTCTTGCGAGAGGCGTTCGGTCTGCTCGTCCTTGCCCACTACCGGACCGAACCAGACGACTTAGCCCGCCTCCTCGACGCGCCCAACCTGACGCTGCGTGCACTCACCTACGAGGGCCGAATCGTCTCTGTCGCCTTGCTCGCACGCGAAGGTGGTCTCGATGCGGAGACCCGCCGCCACATGTACGACGGTGGTCGAATCCGCGGGAACATGCTCCCCGACGTGTTCACGAGTCAACTCCGCGACGAGGACGCCGGCGTCCCGGTGGGCTATCGCGTGATGCGAATCGCGACGCACCACGCCGTCCGGTCGTCGGGACTCGGGTCACACTTGCTCGCAGCGATTCGTGGTGAATTCGCCGACGACGTGGACTACCTCGGTGTCGGGTTCGGTGCGACGCCCGAACTCCTCTCGTTCTGGCGCGAGAACGACTACGGCACCGTCCATCTCTCGACCACCCGGAACGACACGAGCGGCGAATACTCCGCGCTGATGGTGCTTCCACTCTCGCCAGCGGGCCACGCCCTCCACGATAGACACACAGAGTGGTTCGTCCAGCGCATCGGCGACGTACTCGGGGACGCACTCTCGGACCTCGACCCAGACGTCGCGCGCGCCGCACTCGCTTCTGTCGGGTACTCTTCGGAAGGTGGGTCTGACGACGACGCGGACGACGAACCGTCGCTCTCTGACTACGAGTGGCGCGTCGTCGTCGGAGCATCCTACGGCCCCGGCCTCTACACGACGGCACCGGGTGCGTTCCGTCGCCTCGCGCTCACGCACCTGACCAACCCTGAGCGTGTCTCGCTCTCCGACCGAGAGGAGCGTCTACTCGTTCGGAAGGTGTTGCAGACCCACCCGTGGCCTGCTGTCGCCGACGAACTCGACTTCCACTCGACTGCGCAGTGCATGCGCGCCCTCGGAGACGCCCACGAACCCCTCGTCGACGAGTACGGCGGCGAGGTGGCGCACGACGAACGCTCGCGATATCTGTAG
- a CDS encoding electron transfer flavoprotein subunit alpha/FixB family protein — MSDFDPGEYDISELGPALKDIDDVGELEEILQKEHRGQNRDPVIALIQSRIEKFSEDEEEPEDAGSLDLASMSTADVGNALQSIDEVDELEALLEAEEAGEDRGAVKRLINKRIDSVQGSDEEVMVDEEDERTAEERHPDLDHPTRDKRHVRSLHGGVYEDMWVYCETQAGELVDVSKEMLGKARELMDQYNDDYDADERVVAVLIGSDVSKHVDDVVAYGADVVVVREDDRLERFQHKPYTEIFCDMARAGATHNRGEVVDGRDEEWRDYDKPRYTLFPATNNGRDLSALVQAELDSGLASDCSGLYIENQVISNPVKTGVAGEKKEFERVLHMKRPDFSGFEYSTILCLDNPRREFHPQGGSVIPGSFDIPETDPEREGIVVEHDAPLDDDWFRISVTEWDQLDEGIDLTGHEVIVAFGRGIGDNPTKGVELALELADQFEDAEVGVTRGIVTGSFQFDGHVEQYTHEDRQIGETGQVVAPKLYIAAGISGAIQHKVGVDESDTIIAINTDPDARIRDFSDYFIEGDLFEVLPRLTEALKQGRFEAAVASDGGVAGEHGDSQ, encoded by the coding sequence ATGTCTGACTTCGACCCGGGTGAGTACGATATCTCGGAACTCGGCCCGGCGCTCAAAGATATCGACGACGTGGGCGAGTTAGAGGAGATTCTCCAGAAGGAACACCGCGGCCAGAACCGCGACCCGGTCATCGCACTCATCCAGAGTCGCATCGAGAAGTTCTCCGAAGACGAAGAGGAACCCGAAGACGCAGGGAGCCTCGACCTCGCGTCGATGAGTACCGCAGACGTGGGGAACGCCCTCCAGAGCATCGACGAAGTAGACGAACTCGAAGCGCTCCTCGAAGCGGAAGAGGCGGGTGAGGACCGCGGTGCGGTCAAGCGACTCATCAACAAGCGCATCGACTCCGTGCAGGGAAGCGACGAGGAGGTCATGGTCGACGAAGAGGACGAACGGACCGCCGAAGAGCGGCATCCAGACCTCGACCACCCGACGCGCGACAAGCGCCACGTCCGGTCACTCCACGGCGGCGTCTACGAAGATATGTGGGTCTACTGCGAGACGCAGGCCGGCGAACTCGTCGACGTGTCGAAAGAGATGCTCGGGAAAGCCCGCGAACTGATGGACCAGTACAACGACGACTACGACGCCGACGAACGCGTCGTCGCCGTCCTCATCGGGTCGGACGTGTCGAAGCACGTCGACGACGTCGTCGCCTACGGGGCGGACGTTGTGGTCGTCCGCGAAGACGACCGACTCGAACGCTTCCAGCACAAGCCTTACACCGAGATATTCTGCGATATGGCCCGCGCCGGGGCGACTCACAACCGCGGCGAGGTGGTAGACGGCCGAGACGAGGAGTGGCGCGACTACGACAAACCGCGGTACACCCTCTTCCCGGCGACGAACAACGGTCGTGACCTCTCTGCGCTGGTGCAGGCCGAACTCGACTCCGGTCTGGCGAGCGACTGTTCGGGACTCTACATCGAGAACCAGGTCATCTCGAACCCGGTCAAGACCGGCGTGGCCGGTGAGAAAAAAGAGTTCGAGCGCGTCTTGCACATGAAGCGTCCCGACTTCTCCGGGTTCGAGTATTCGACGATTCTGTGTCTCGACAACCCGCGACGCGAGTTCCACCCACAGGGTGGGTCGGTCATCCCGGGGAGTTTCGATATCCCCGAGACCGACCCAGAGCGCGAGGGCATCGTCGTCGAACACGACGCGCCACTCGACGACGACTGGTTCCGCATCTCCGTGACCGAGTGGGACCAGTTGGACGAGGGTATCGACCTGACCGGCCACGAGGTCATCGTCGCCTTCGGCCGTGGTATCGGCGACAACCCGACGAAAGGCGTCGAACTGGCGTTAGAACTCGCAGACCAGTTCGAAGACGCCGAAGTCGGCGTCACGCGTGGTATCGTCACCGGGTCGTTCCAGTTCGACGGCCACGTCGAACAGTACACCCACGAAGACAGACAAATCGGCGAGACTGGACAGGTCGTGGCCCCGAAACTGTACATCGCGGCGGGCATCTCCGGCGCGATACAGCACAAGGTCGGTGTAGACGAGTCGGACACGATTATCGCCATCAACACCGACCCCGACGCGCGCATCCGCGACTTCTCCGACTACTTCATCGAGGGGGACTTGTTCGAGGTACTCCCGCGACTGACGGAGGCGTTGAAACAAGGACGATTCGAGGCAGCGGTGGCAAGCGACGGAGGCGTCGCAGGCGAACACGGTGACTCACAATGA
- a CDS encoding GNAT family N-acetyltransferase, with protein MEVTDSLNFGHKDRKDIYEYIESHGTVREDEVRRALNFDPAALGAHLTILRRDGYIRKVGKHVEVAYAPEKEQTVELGDLDVTIRMAQNVDLESLVDAIHEVADEGRYIEAETVADVLDHEEVVLRHNEVSSRMVFVATVEDELAGWVHLDLPEAEKLSHTAVLTVGTRPEYRGHGIGSRLLDTGVEWARDHGFEKLYNSVPATNETAIEFLEGHGWETEAVRENHYKIDGEYVDEVMMAVSLR; from the coding sequence ATGGAAGTAACTGACAGTCTTAACTTCGGTCACAAAGACCGCAAGGACATCTACGAGTACATCGAGAGTCACGGCACCGTCAGAGAAGACGAGGTACGACGCGCACTCAACTTCGACCCGGCGGCCCTCGGTGCCCACCTGACGATTCTGCGACGAGACGGGTACATCCGAAAGGTCGGAAAGCACGTCGAGGTGGCGTACGCCCCCGAGAAAGAACAGACAGTCGAACTCGGCGACTTGGATGTGACGATTCGGATGGCCCAGAACGTCGACTTGGAGAGTCTCGTAGACGCTATCCACGAAGTCGCCGACGAAGGACGCTACATCGAAGCGGAGACAGTCGCGGACGTCCTCGACCACGAAGAGGTCGTTCTCCGCCACAACGAGGTCAGTTCACGGATGGTGTTCGTCGCCACCGTCGAAGACGAACTCGCGGGATGGGTCCACCTCGACTTGCCCGAAGCCGAGAAACTGAGTCACACCGCCGTTCTCACCGTCGGGACCCGACCCGAATACCGTGGCCACGGTATCGGGAGTCGCCTCCTCGACACGGGCGTCGAGTGGGCACGCGACCACGGATTCGAGAAACTGTACAACAGCGTCCCCGCGACCAACGAGACGGCAATCGAGTTCCTCGAAGGCCACGGATGGGAGACAGAAGCGGTCCGCGAGAATCACTACAAGATAGACGGTGAGTACGTCGACGAAGTGATGATGGCCGTCTCACTCCGGTGA
- a CDS encoding 4Fe-4S dicluster domain-containing protein, which translates to MPIDPSFEENRERVDDGSGVAVWGPTDPPEKLGIHGTHVAVDFDICLADGACLEDCPVDVFTWVDTPGHPESDIKAEPTHEDQCIDCMLCVDVCPVDAIDVDPGRAGRI; encoded by the coding sequence ATGCCAATTGACCCGTCCTTCGAAGAGAACCGAGAGCGTGTCGACGATGGGAGTGGTGTCGCGGTCTGGGGCCCTACTGACCCACCAGAGAAACTCGGTATCCACGGGACGCACGTCGCCGTCGACTTCGACATCTGTCTCGCCGACGGTGCGTGCCTCGAAGACTGTCCAGTCGACGTGTTCACGTGGGTCGACACACCCGGCCACCCCGAATCGGACATCAAAGCGGAACCGACACACGAAGACCAGTGTATCGACTGCATGCTCTGTGTCGACGTCTGCCCGGTCGACGCCATCGACGTCGACCCGGGACGCGCCGGACGCATCTAG
- a CDS encoding FAD-dependent monooxygenase, producing the protein MSDYEHYEALVVGAGPGGAAAAATFANYGIETLVLERGVEAGSKNVSGGLIYAEESAPYTIDDLFPGFREEASERPITKYRIHNLAGDKVESFDLTKLHEHDTEWSDSVLRRKMDSWLEERVHERTRATGGGLLTGVHVTGLLREEGKIVGVETDELDPITADVIVAADGVNSELARDAGLMDWDEPEEWFQGVKAVVDMPNDVIANRFDVGEDEGAAHLFSGDLFQGVRGGGFLYTNRDTLSLGTVFHLDSLVAEQAEPHELLDAMLTHPLLAQWLGDDYTELEYSAKLVPDSKKVALREPHFGRLLVVGDAAGQMQAQGPIIKGMNHAVTAGALAAESYAQAKSRNEPEKAGTRYAHKLRSEGVMQKLRPRGYEMFRGVTEDDGVTDLVESVLTSFVGRAGIRALSGQLERLYNVPALSSMIPDTQTPYVTLPTVIAEELGTPVRETSSVTPPSLEERIGDLTYDTDIGNPHITVLDNSYEASGAAVAACPVSAVDFGGGCYREELVRTNGSEERVVSLDTQPCVECGTCAVVADTEWTHPRGDKGVEFKWG; encoded by the coding sequence ATGAGCGACTACGAACACTACGAAGCACTCGTCGTCGGGGCAGGTCCCGGCGGCGCGGCGGCAGCAGCGACGTTCGCGAACTACGGCATCGAGACACTCGTCCTCGAACGCGGGGTCGAAGCGGGGTCGAAGAACGTCTCTGGTGGCCTCATCTACGCGGAGGAATCCGCGCCCTACACCATCGACGACCTCTTCCCCGGATTCCGCGAGGAGGCGTCGGAACGGCCGATTACGAAGTACCGCATCCACAACCTCGCCGGCGACAAGGTGGAGTCGTTCGACCTGACGAAACTCCACGAACACGACACCGAGTGGTCCGACTCCGTCCTTCGACGGAAGATGGACTCGTGGCTCGAAGAACGCGTCCACGAACGGACGCGCGCGACGGGCGGTGGCCTCCTGACCGGCGTCCACGTCACCGGCCTGCTCCGCGAAGAAGGGAAAATCGTCGGCGTCGAGACGGACGAACTCGACCCGATTACGGCGGACGTCATCGTCGCCGCCGACGGGGTGAACTCCGAACTCGCCCGCGACGCGGGCTTGATGGACTGGGACGAACCCGAAGAGTGGTTCCAGGGCGTGAAAGCCGTCGTCGACATGCCGAACGACGTCATCGCCAACCGATTCGACGTGGGCGAGGACGAAGGCGCGGCCCACCTGTTCTCGGGCGACCTGTTCCAGGGCGTTCGCGGTGGTGGGTTCCTCTACACGAACCGCGACACGCTGTCGCTGGGGACCGTCTTCCACCTCGACAGTCTCGTGGCCGAACAGGCCGAACCGCACGAACTCCTCGACGCCATGTTGACCCACCCACTCCTCGCGCAGTGGTTGGGCGACGACTACACGGAGCTGGAGTACAGCGCGAAACTCGTCCCCGATTCGAAGAAGGTTGCACTGCGCGAACCGCACTTCGGTCGACTCCTCGTCGTCGGCGACGCCGCCGGCCAGATGCAAGCGCAAGGACCCATCATCAAGGGAATGAACCACGCCGTCACCGCGGGCGCACTCGCGGCCGAGTCGTACGCGCAGGCGAAGTCCCGCAACGAACCCGAGAAGGCGGGGACGCGCTACGCGCACAAACTCAGGAGCGAAGGCGTGATGCAGAAACTCCGCCCGCGCGGGTACGAGATGTTCCGCGGCGTCACCGAAGACGACGGGGTCACCGACCTCGTCGAGAGTGTCCTCACGTCCTTCGTGGGCCGCGCCGGCATCCGAGCGCTCTCTGGTCAACTCGAACGCCTCTACAACGTCCCGGCGCTCTCGTCGATGATTCCGGACACGCAGACGCCCTACGTCACGCTCCCGACGGTCATCGCGGAGGAACTCGGCACGCCGGTCCGTGAGACCAGTTCTGTCACCCCGCCGAGTCTCGAAGAACGCATCGGCGACCTGACCTACGACACCGACATCGGCAACCCGCACATCACAGTCCTCGACAACTCCTACGAGGCGAGTGGTGCCGCCGTGGCGGCCTGCCCCGTCTCCGCGGTGGACTTCGGCGGTGGGTGTTACCGCGAAGAACTCGTGCGAACCAACGGGTCCGAAGAACGCGTCGTCAGCCTCGACACGCAACCGTGTGTCGAGTGCGGCACGTGCGCCGTCGTCGCCGATACCGAGTGGACACATCCACGCGGTGACAAAGGCGTCGAGTTCAAGTGGGGATGA